The following proteins come from a genomic window of Corynebacterium hansenii:
- a CDS encoding MBL fold metallo-hydrolase — MCGPDAAASGYLVESDEGAFVMDFGPGVLGQLQKYRDPAELDIVLSHLHADHCLDIPGLLVWRRFHPTAPSTRRNLLWGPADSADRLGHASAETGDGFDDLGDTFDIRVIEGRTPFEVAGLTVEAFPMVHPIEAWGFRITGPDGTIAYTGDTGWTDAVVDLARDVDVFICEATWCGDGEDKPADMHMSGAEAGRAAALAGAKKLVLTHIPPYGDPDGALAAARAEFDGPVELARPGMVLAP; from the coding sequence ATGTGCGGACCCGATGCGGCCGCCTCCGGGTACCTGGTCGAATCCGATGAAGGCGCGTTCGTCATGGACTTCGGCCCGGGAGTGCTGGGGCAGCTCCAGAAGTACCGCGACCCGGCCGAGCTGGACATCGTGCTGTCGCACCTGCACGCCGACCACTGCCTGGACATCCCCGGGCTGCTGGTGTGGCGCCGCTTCCACCCGACCGCCCCGTCGACCCGCCGCAACCTGCTGTGGGGGCCGGCCGACTCCGCAGACCGGCTGGGGCACGCATCCGCCGAGACCGGCGACGGCTTCGACGACCTCGGCGACACCTTCGACATCCGCGTCATCGAGGGGCGCACCCCGTTCGAGGTGGCCGGGCTGACCGTCGAGGCGTTCCCCATGGTCCACCCCATCGAGGCGTGGGGGTTCCGCATCACCGGCCCGGACGGGACCATCGCCTACACCGGCGACACCGGCTGGACCGACGCGGTCGTGGACCTCGCCCGGGACGTCGACGTCTTCATCTGCGAGGCCACCTGGTGCGGCGACGGGGAGGACAAGCCCGCCGACATGCACATGTCGGGCGCCGAAGCCGGCCGCGCCGCGGCGCTGGCGGGGGCGAAGAAGCTGGTGCTCACGCACATCCCGCCCTACGGCGACCCCGACGGCGCCCTCGCCGCCGCCCGCGCCGAGTTCGACGGGCCGGTCGAGCTGGCCCGCCCCGGGATGGTGCTCGCACCGTAG
- the murI gene encoding glutamate racemase, whose translation MIDGDANQLEIDRTAPIGVFDSGVGGLTVARAIVDQLPHESMIYVGDTANGPYGPLRIAEVRRHAEAIADDLVARGCKMIVIACNTASAAFLRDARERYPVPVVEVILPAVRRAVSATRNGRVGVIGTAATIRSRAYQDLFDAVPGVDVSAADCPRFVDFVERGITSGRQILGLAEGYLAPLQADGVDTLVLGCTHYPLLSGVVQLAMGEDVTLVSSAEETAKDVLRTLTKLDLLADPETDPPPTRVFESTGDPAMFQKLAARFLGPAITDVSPHGTDVSPHVAR comes from the coding sequence ATGATCGACGGCGACGCCAACCAGCTGGAGATCGACCGCACCGCGCCGATCGGGGTCTTCGACTCCGGCGTCGGCGGCCTGACGGTGGCGCGCGCCATCGTCGACCAGCTGCCGCACGAATCGATGATCTACGTCGGCGACACCGCCAACGGGCCCTACGGCCCGCTGCGCATCGCCGAGGTGCGGCGGCACGCCGAAGCCATCGCCGACGACCTGGTCGCCCGCGGCTGCAAGATGATCGTCATCGCCTGCAACACCGCCTCCGCCGCCTTCCTGCGCGACGCCCGCGAGCGGTACCCCGTCCCCGTCGTCGAGGTGATCCTGCCCGCCGTGCGTAGGGCGGTGTCCGCCACGCGCAACGGCAGGGTCGGCGTCATCGGCACCGCCGCCACCATCCGCTCCCGCGCCTACCAGGACCTCTTCGACGCCGTCCCCGGCGTCGACGTCTCCGCCGCCGACTGCCCCCGGTTCGTCGACTTCGTCGAGCGGGGCATCACCTCCGGCCGCCAGATCCTCGGCCTGGCCGAGGGATACCTCGCCCCGCTGCAGGCCGACGGCGTGGACACGCTCGTCCTCGGCTGCACCCACTACCCGCTGCTGTCCGGCGTCGTGCAGCTGGCCATGGGGGAGGACGTCACCCTGGTGTCCTCCGCCGAGGAGACCGCCAAGGACGTGCTGCGGACCCTCACCAAACTGGATCTGCTCGCCGACCCCGAAACCGACCCGCCGCCGACGCGGGTCTTCGAATCGACCGGCGACCCGGCGATGTTCCAGAAGCTCGCCGCCCGCTTCCTCGGCCCCGCCATCACCGACGTCAGCCCCCACGGCACCGACGTCAGCCCTCACGTCGCGCGCTGA
- a CDS encoding rhomboid family intramembrane serine protease, which yields MQPGPRGRRPGTDALGAGYGTAVAPKTSDGGIRSALGAGIGFTVLTWVVFFFNKIFFLGELNQSLGLRPLDTHGLWGILFAPVLHGDLEHLMANTLPAALFAALIAFTSKRLWFQVTAIVMLVSGVGTWFIGGVGTAHVGASGLVYGWLAFLIVRGFYNRAPGQILLGMILGFGYSGLLWGVFPTQMGVSWQMHLFGAIGGIIAASMLKRGKATAK from the coding sequence ATGCAGCCCGGACCACGGGGGCGACGCCCCGGCACCGACGCCCTGGGCGCGGGATACGGCACCGCCGTCGCGCCGAAGACCTCCGACGGCGGCATCCGCTCCGCCCTCGGCGCAGGCATCGGCTTCACGGTGCTGACGTGGGTGGTCTTCTTCTTCAACAAGATCTTCTTCCTCGGCGAGCTCAACCAGTCGCTCGGGCTGCGCCCGCTGGACACCCACGGGCTGTGGGGCATCCTCTTCGCCCCGGTGCTCCACGGCGACCTCGAGCACCTCATGGCCAACACGCTGCCCGCCGCCCTGTTCGCCGCGCTGATCGCGTTCACCTCCAAGCGGCTGTGGTTCCAGGTGACGGCGATCGTCATGCTCGTGTCCGGCGTGGGCACGTGGTTCATCGGCGGCGTCGGCACCGCCCACGTCGGCGCGTCCGGCCTGGTCTACGGCTGGCTGGCGTTCCTCATCGTCCGCGGCTTCTACAACCGCGCGCCGGGCCAGATCCTGCTGGGCATGATCCTCGGCTTCGGCTACTCCGGCCTGCTCTGGGGCGTGTTCCCCACGCAGATGGGCGTGAGCTGGCAGATGCACCTCTTCGGCGCCATCGGCGGCATCATCGCCGCCTCGATGCTCAAACGCGGCAAGGCGACCGCCAAATGA
- the rph gene encoding ribonuclease PH, whose product MTSDFTRADGRAGDEMRKVSITRGFTDNPAGSVLVCFGNTRVMCTASVEQSVPRFKRDSGEGWLTAEYSMLPAATHERMPRESMRGKVKGRTHEISRLVGRALRAAVDLGQLGENTINIDCDVLQADGGTRTAAITGAYVALADALTYLHAAGAVPGAPLKAPVAAVSVGVIDGNVCLDLPYEEDSRADVDLNVVMTAEGEYVEIQGTGEAATFGRGELDAMLDVADKGLRELIQLQQEVLRAPYPGELPDGRVRV is encoded by the coding sequence ATGACTTCTGATTTCACCCGCGCCGACGGTCGCGCCGGCGACGAGATGCGCAAGGTTTCCATCACCCGCGGCTTCACCGACAACCCCGCCGGTTCGGTGCTGGTCTGCTTCGGCAACACCCGCGTGATGTGCACCGCGTCCGTCGAGCAGTCCGTGCCCCGCTTCAAGCGCGATTCCGGCGAGGGCTGGCTGACCGCCGAGTACTCGATGCTCCCGGCGGCCACCCACGAGCGCATGCCCCGCGAGTCGATGCGCGGCAAGGTCAAGGGCCGCACGCACGAGATCTCCCGCCTGGTCGGCCGCGCCCTGCGCGCCGCCGTGGACCTGGGCCAGCTCGGCGAGAACACCATCAACATCGACTGCGACGTGCTCCAGGCCGACGGCGGCACCCGCACCGCCGCGATCACCGGCGCCTACGTCGCCCTGGCCGACGCCCTGACCTACCTGCACGCCGCCGGCGCCGTGCCCGGCGCGCCGCTGAAGGCGCCCGTCGCCGCCGTGTCCGTGGGCGTCATCGACGGCAACGTCTGCCTGGACCTGCCCTACGAGGAGGACTCCCGCGCCGACGTCGACCTCAACGTCGTCATGACCGCCGAGGGCGAGTACGTGGAGATCCAGGGCACCGGCGAGGCCGCCACCTTCGGCCGCGGCGAGCTCGACGCCATGCTCGACGTCGCGGACAAGGGCCTGCGCGAGCTCATCCAGCTGCAGCAGGAGGTCCTGCGCGCGCCGTACCCGGGGGAGCTTCCCGACGGCCGCGTCCGCGTCTGA